From a region of the Enterobacter sp. JBIWA008 genome:
- a CDS encoding adenylosuccinate synthase, whose product MGNNVVVLGTQWGDEGKGKIVDLLTERAKYVVRYQGGHNAGHTLVINGEKTVLHLIPSGILRDNVTSIIGNGVVLSPAALMKEMKGLEDRGIPVRERLLLSEACPLILDYHVALDVAREKARGAKAIGTTGRGIGPAYEDKVARRGLRVGDLFDKATFAEKLKEVMEYHNFQLVNFYKADAVDYQKVLDDVMAIADILTGMVVDVSDLLDQARKRGDFVMFEGAQGTLLDIDHGTYPYVTSSNTTAGGVATGSGLGPRYVDYVLGIIKAYSTRVGAGPFPTELFDETGEFLCKQGNEFGATTGRRRRTGWLDAVAVRRAVQINSLSGFCLTKLDVLDGLKEVKICVGYRMPDGREVTTTPLAADDWEGIEPIYETMPGWSETTFGVKERSGLPQAALDYIKRIEELTEVPIDIISTGPDRTETMILRDPFDA is encoded by the coding sequence ATGGGTAACAACGTCGTCGTACTGGGCACCCAATGGGGTGACGAAGGTAAAGGGAAGATTGTTGATCTTCTGACTGAACGGGCTAAATATGTTGTACGCTACCAGGGCGGTCACAACGCAGGCCATACTCTCGTAATCAACGGTGAAAAAACCGTCCTCCATCTTATTCCATCAGGCATTCTTCGTGATAACGTCACCAGCATCATCGGTAACGGCGTTGTGCTGTCTCCTGCTGCGCTGATGAAAGAGATGAAAGGTCTGGAAGACCGTGGTATCCCTGTTCGTGAGCGTCTGCTGCTCTCCGAAGCCTGCCCGCTGATCCTGGATTATCATGTGGCGCTGGACGTAGCGCGTGAGAAAGCACGCGGCGCGAAAGCGATCGGCACTACCGGTCGTGGTATCGGCCCGGCTTACGAAGATAAAGTTGCACGTCGCGGTCTGCGCGTGGGTGACCTCTTCGACAAAGCAACCTTCGCTGAGAAACTGAAAGAAGTGATGGAATATCACAACTTCCAGCTGGTGAACTTCTACAAAGCTGACGCTGTTGACTACCAGAAAGTGCTGGATGACGTTATGGCGATCGCTGACATTCTGACCGGTATGGTTGTTGATGTGTCCGATCTGCTGGACCAGGCGCGCAAGCGTGGCGATTTCGTCATGTTCGAAGGTGCGCAGGGTACGCTGCTTGACATCGACCACGGTACCTATCCGTACGTAACCTCTTCTAACACCACCGCAGGTGGCGTGGCGACCGGCTCTGGCCTGGGTCCACGTTATGTGGATTACGTTCTGGGCATCATCAAAGCGTACTCCACTCGCGTGGGTGCGGGTCCATTCCCGACCGAACTGTTTGATGAAACCGGCGAGTTCCTGTGCAAGCAGGGTAACGAGTTTGGCGCGACCACCGGTCGTCGTCGTCGTACCGGCTGGCTGGATGCGGTTGCAGTGCGTCGTGCAGTGCAGATCAACTCCCTGTCTGGCTTCTGCCTGACCAAGCTGGACGTACTGGACGGCCTGAAAGAAGTGAAAATCTGCGTTGGCTACCGTATGCCAGATGGCCGCGAAGTGACTACCACTCCGCTGGCTGCTGACGACTGGGAAGGCATTGAGCCAATCTACGAAACCATGCCGGGCTGGTCTGAGACCACCTTCGGTGTGAAAGAGCGTAGCGGCCTGCCGCAGGCGGCGCTGGATTACATCAAGCGCATTGAAGAATTGACCGAAGTGCCGATCGATATTATTTCTACCGGCCCGGATCGTACTGAAACGATGATCCTGCGCGACCCGTTCGACGCATAA
- a CDS encoding DUF2065 domain-containing protein — MNSTIWLALALVLVLEGLGPMLYPRAWRRMIATMSQLPDNILRRFGGGLVVAGIVIYYMLRKTIG, encoded by the coding sequence ATGAATTCAACGATTTGGCTCGCGCTGGCCCTGGTTTTGGTGCTTGAAGGTCTTGGACCGATGCTTTATCCGCGCGCCTGGCGCCGAATGATCGCCACGATGAGCCAGCTGCCGGATAATATTTTACGTCGTTTTGGCGGCGGTCTTGTGGTTGCGGGTATCGTTATCTACTACATGTTGAGGAAAACGATTGGCTGA
- the hflC gene encoding protease modulator HflC, whose protein sequence is MRKSVIAIIVIVLVALYTSIFVVKEGERGIKFQFSSVVRDGDKRPVIYEPGLHFKVPFIQSVKTLDARIQTMDNQADRFVTKEKKDLIVDSYIKWRISDFSRYFLATGGGDVSQAEVLLKRKFSDRLRSEIGRLDVKDIVTDSRGRLTLEVRDALNSGTAGTEDEVSTPAADDAIAKAAERVQAETNGKVPVINPNSMAALGIEVVDVRIKQINLPVEVSEAIYNRMRAEREAVARRHRSQGQEEAEKLRAAADYEVTKTLAESERQGRILRGEGDAEAAKLFADAFSQDPDFYAFIRSLRAYENSFQSNQDVMVLSPDSDFFRYMKTPTNATR, encoded by the coding sequence ATGCGTAAGTCAGTTATTGCGATCATCGTCATCGTACTGGTCGCGCTTTATACCTCGATCTTTGTGGTCAAAGAAGGCGAGCGTGGGATTAAGTTCCAGTTCAGCAGCGTCGTGCGTGATGGCGACAAACGTCCGGTGATTTACGAGCCGGGCCTGCACTTCAAGGTGCCGTTCATTCAGTCAGTGAAAACGCTTGATGCGCGTATCCAGACCATGGATAACCAGGCCGACCGTTTCGTGACCAAAGAGAAGAAAGACCTGATCGTTGACTCCTATATCAAATGGCGCATCAGCGATTTCAGCCGTTACTTCCTGGCAACGGGCGGCGGTGACGTTTCTCAGGCAGAAGTGCTGCTGAAACGTAAGTTCTCTGACCGTCTGCGTTCCGAGATTGGTCGTCTGGATGTGAAAGACATCGTGACCGACTCCCGTGGTCGTCTGACCCTGGAAGTTCGCGATGCGCTGAACTCCGGTACCGCGGGCACCGAAGACGAAGTTTCAACGCCGGCAGCAGATGATGCGATTGCCAAAGCGGCTGAACGCGTTCAGGCGGAGACCAACGGTAAAGTGCCGGTGATCAACCCGAACAGTATGGCTGCGCTGGGTATCGAAGTCGTTGACGTGCGTATCAAGCAGATCAACCTGCCAGTAGAAGTGTCCGAGGCGATTTACAACCGTATGCGCGCCGAGCGTGAAGCGGTAGCCCGTCGTCACCGTTCACAGGGTCAGGAAGAGGCTGAGAAGCTGCGTGCCGCAGCGGATTACGAAGTCACCAAGACGCTGGCGGAATCTGAGCGTCAGGGCCGTATCCTGCGCGGTGAAGGCGATGCCGAAGCGGCGAAGCTGTTCGCTGATGCCTTTAGCCAGGATCCTGACTTCTACGCCTTTATCCGTAGCCTGCGCGCTTACGAGAATAGCTTCCAGAGCAACCAGGATGTGATGGTGCTCAGCCCGGACAGCGATTTCTTCCGTTATATGAAGACGCCGACTAACGCAACGCGATAA